A segment of the Nitrospirota bacterium genome:
AAAAGAACCGCCGGATAAGATGGAAAGAAAATCTATTGCATCCTACCTGAAAGTATTAGGGGAAAAGGATATCTGGGTATTTAACCTGCTTTATTGGGTAACGTTTGGAGGTTATGTCGGCTTCTCAAGTTTCATCCCAACTCTTATGGCAGATCAATACGATATAGATAAGGTTTCCGCAGGGCAATTCATGATACTCGTCGGATTTACTGCAAGTATGGTCAGAGTCGTCGGCGGCTGGTTTGCCGACAGATTCGGCGGAATAAGTGCATTAACGGGTATATATGTTCTTATAATAGTCGGCGCATTTGGGGCAAGTTTCTTACCAAGTATACCTGTGTTCCTTGTGTTCCTTGGTGTTATGGCCGCAGGGATAGGGGCCGGCAATGGTTCTGTGTTTCAACTGCTTCCACTCAGATTTCCACATGCCAAGGCTATCACCTCCGGCATAGTCGGTGAATTTGGTTCACTCGGAGGCGCCTTCATACCATTGGCAATGGGATATTCGATGCATCTTATAGGAAACTATTCACTTGGTTTTATCGTGTATGGTGTATCAGGAATTATCGCACTTACGATATTAACAACAGTTCAGCGCCGCTGGACAACCAGTTGGGTTGGTAAAGGTGGAAAGGCATTGCCTGTAACAGAAGGCGAATATGCACATGCTGAGAAAATACATTAATTAATAGATACGATATGATGAAAAGAGGACACGAATGACACAAATATTGCGAATGGCACGAATATAAAAATTAAAAAAGTATTTATTCATGATATTCGTTTTTTTCGTGCAATTCTGTGGTTATTTTTTAGGATTTTGACATGAACCTATGGTTCGCAAGTAAATTAAAAACTCCAACAGGAGCTATCCGTAGAAAACTGGTAGCTCCTGTTGCCGTTCAAGCACTATCGCATAATATAAGCGAAACAGGTTATAGGTGTATAGTGTGCCCTGTCACTGATTCTGACCTTTCAAGAAAGGGGATAGAGACTGCTGCCTATTTAAGTAAAATCTCTGGTGCGAGACTAATTTTACTGCATGTTGTTGAACAGTGGCATAAGGCTTCCTTTATGGCAACAGATTCAAAAAAATGGAGTTCTCTTCATAATGAGTGGCTTGAGGATGGCCGAAAGCTTCTCGAGATTATTGAAGATAAGCTCAGAGAAGAAGGTTTTAATAATGTAGAATATGTCCTTCGTGACGGAGATGCAGAAGAAGAGATCATAGAAATTACCAAAGAAAAAAAGCCGGACCTGCTTGTTATGGCCACAGATTATTGTTCAAATCTGGAGAAGATATTCATGGGAGATATTGTAGAAAGAATAACCAAAAAAATCCCATGCCAGGTTCTGTGTATTTCCAAATAAATCACTTTCACCCTTCCGTGTTATTAAAATCATCCCTTTGAGTTATTTACATCCGTAAAAATTGGAGTATATAATCAAATTGATATTAATAGTCATTATCATTAAAAAAGGGGGTGAGTAAGATGTTAAGATACATTATTGAATCACCGCATACAAAAGACGAGTGTTTAAAGGCATTAGATGAAATCCTCGCAGAGGGGCCAGCCATTTTAAACAAATTTGACTGGGGATGTGCAGCCGGTGACCACACAGGCTATGCTGTAGTAGATGCAGAGAATGAATCAACAGTGAGAAGTATGGTTCCGAATTTCTTACGCTACAAAACCAAAATAATGCAGGTAAGTAAATTCACACCGGAACAGATAAAGTCTTTCCATTAAGAACTGTGGGGAGGGGAACAAGCCTCTCCCCATTTTTCCTACAGACATTTCTAATCTTTCTCTAATCTCCAATCCTTATAATTTGTCTCATAAGACAGAATAACCCTAAACAAATAATAAGGAGGATTAGACAATGAAAACAGAAAACTTAAAGGCAGTAACATTCTGGACAAGCATAATACTCGGACAGGGCGTAGTAGCAATGGTAGCATCTTATTTCATAGCATAAGTGAGGGCAGTGATTGAAAACAGCTTGAAGTTGAGGGGTAAATAATGTAAGATTTGCGTATGGAATTCAGAAGTATAATATGCCCTATAGAGGAAACAGAGCTTTCAAAAAAAGGTGAAGAGACAGCCGGTTATCTTGGTAAACTCTCAGGTGGAAGACTCATCCTTCTTAATGTAGTAGAAAAATGGTATAAGTCTTCAAGTGTCTCCACAGACTCCAAGGAATGGAATGACCTTCATAATGAGTGGATTGAGGACGGAAGAAGGTTACTCAGGAATGTTGAACAGGAACTCAGAAAAGACGGGGTAGTCAATATAGAGGCCGTTCTCAGAGAAGGGGATCCGGCGCATGAAATAGTGGCCTTAGCAAAGGAAAGACATGCTGACATAATCGTAATGGCAACACATAATTACGCACCTATTACAAAACTCTTCATGGGAAGCGTTATAGATGAAGTTACACGGAAGGCCCAATGTCCTATTCTATGGATATTTTGATTAATCTGAAAAAACAATTTAAAAGTTGACATCAAGGGAAATTTCTATTTTATCGGAGACCGGGGCGTTGCCGAATTCAGTTTGCATACCGCCATGATTGTGCGTCAATTTGGTTTTTATCGTGTAATAATCGGTCAGGTTGTATTGCACCTGACCTTGCAGCAAGAACGACATATCCTGTGAGACTAACCCGCTCAATTCAGTTGTGTACTGTTCCTTAAATGTGTTGCGATAGGCCGCCAGGGCATAGAACCGGCTCATGCCGCCAAACCGGTAATCTCCCAAAACAGCAGGATTTCCTTGCAGTAACGCATTATCCAGCGTATCAAAATAGTTGCTGCGTTCAGACTGTGTATAACCGCTGCCGTTATAATAGGCTTCCAGCGTCAAACCGGCGTCACCGCTGAAAAATGATAGAAAAGGCTCCGGGTTCAGCACTATATAAGAACCAACGACCCCCTGCATGTAGAACTCATTGTTAATCCTGCCCGTACCCTTGCTGTCATAGTATTTCCGGTAATTGTGGTTTAAACCGGCCATTTCAGAATACAGCGTAACACCTGCCATAAGGTTGGTGGAGGACGTGAAGCCTAACATCCGCTCATAAGCCCTGTGACCCTGCATACCATCCCCTGCCTCTCCCTGCAGGTGATACGCTTCGCCGTCGAAATAATACCAGGACAAATCCCATTCCCCTGCCACAACTCCAAAACGCGCACCCCATCGGTTCAGGTCGCTGTTCCAGTCTTTGTCATAATTGCGCGTGAAAAACAGATCCGTTGTGGCAGAGCCGC
Coding sequences within it:
- a CDS encoding NarK/NasA family nitrate transporter, with the translated sequence MAKGFWKSGHPPTLLIAFLYFDMSFMVWMINAAMAPFISQALNLTSGQKGLMLSIPVFAGAFLRIPLGLVAEMVGRKTAALIGMGMTILAMLYGFFFVSSYTEVLIMGGLLGVAGASFAVALPLGSGWFPPQYQGLAMGIAGAGNSGTIFAGLLAPPLAKIYGWNMVYGFFTIPIIIVMALMWILAKEPPDKMERKSIASYLKVLGEKDIWVFNLLYWVTFGGYVGFSSFIPTLMADQYDIDKVSAGQFMILVGFTASMVRVVGGWFADRFGGISALTGIYVLIIVGAFGASFLPSIPVFLVFLGVMAAGIGAGNGSVFQLLPLRFPHAKAITSGIVGEFGSLGGAFIPLAMGYSMHLIGNYSLGFIVYGVSGIIALTILTTVQRRWTTSWVGKGGKALPVTEGEYAHAEKIH
- a CDS encoding universal stress protein, which codes for MNLWFASKLKTPTGAIRRKLVAPVAVQALSHNISETGYRCIVCPVTDSDLSRKGIETAAYLSKISGARLILLHVVEQWHKASFMATDSKKWSSLHNEWLEDGRKLLEIIEDKLREEGFNNVEYVLRDGDAEEEIIEITKEKKPDLLVMATDYCSNLEKIFMGDIVERITKKIPCQVLCISK
- a CDS encoding universal stress protein: MRMEFRSIICPIEETELSKKGEETAGYLGKLSGGRLILLNVVEKWYKSSSVSTDSKEWNDLHNEWIEDGRRLLRNVEQELRKDGVVNIEAVLREGDPAHEIVALAKERHADIIVMATHNYAPITKLFMGSVIDEVTRKAQCPILWIF